A DNA window from Tenuifilaceae bacterium CYCD contains the following coding sequences:
- a CDS encoding DUF5020 domain-containing protein produces MKSTVFITLILSSCIQYTYSQNVQLHYDFGKNRQMLTSTVEVLKPDKWGKSFLFVDFDYGSESSNIDGISRAYWEISRDLRFWQAPISIHAEFDGGFGQFKSTPFNGAYTINNAYLFGPAYSWNNQSFTQGFTIQLLYKYIKDKHNAAFQITGVWYLHLFEGKVTFSGFADFWREDNVFGTKETSYVFLTEPQFWYNASKNLSLGGEVEISSNFGGNKGFMVNPTLALKWNF; encoded by the coding sequence ATGAAATCAACTGTATTCATCACCCTCATTCTTTCATCTTGCATACAGTACACATACAGTCAAAATGTGCAATTGCATTACGATTTTGGAAAAAACAGACAAATGTTGACATCCACGGTAGAGGTTTTGAAACCCGACAAATGGGGTAAATCTTTTCTCTTTGTAGATTTTGACTATGGATCAGAATCATCAAATATTGATGGAATTTCACGGGCATACTGGGAAATTTCTCGAGATTTAAGGTTCTGGCAGGCTCCTATATCCATTCATGCAGAATTCGATGGGGGCTTTGGCCAATTCAAATCAACTCCCTTTAATGGAGCCTACACAATAAACAACGCATACCTATTTGGGCCAGCGTATTCTTGGAATAACCAATCTTTCACACAAGGATTTACAATTCAATTATTATATAAGTACATTAAAGACAAACACAACGCTGCTTTCCAGATTACCGGTGTTTGGTACTTGCATCTATTTGAAGGGAAAGTAACATTCTCGGGCTTTGCAGATTTTTGGAGAGAAGACAATGTTTTCGGAACAAAAGAAACTTCATACGTCTTTCTCACGGAACCACAATTCTGGTACAACGCATCCAAAAACCTCTCGCTAGGAGGTGAGGTGGAAATCAGTTCAAACTTTGGCGGTAACAAGGGCTTTATGGTTAACCCAACGTTGGCGTTAAAGTGGAATTTCTAA